One genomic segment of Bradyrhizobium prioriisuperbiae includes these proteins:
- a CDS encoding DUF2474 domain-containing protein produces the protein MKGQQASLAMRLAWFVALWLAGVLTVTVISYGLRLWIAPA, from the coding sequence ATGAAAGGCCAGCAGGCATCGCTGGCCATGCGGCTCGCCTGGTTTGTGGCCCTGTGGCTCGCCGGCGTTCTGACCGTGACGGTGATATCGTATGGGCTGCGGCTTTGGATCGCGCCTGCCTAG
- a CDS encoding L,D-transpeptidase, protein MAMIRFLICIQLAIFALLIAPASEGFTQNAEMNIDDQPGFVPEDESLPPEYQRQMVFFRTTEPPGTIVIQTAERYLYLVQGNGRAMRYGIGVGREGFQWQGLLKISRKAEWPDWTPPSEMIQRQPYLPRFMAGGPGNPMGARALYLGATVYRIHGTNQPQTIGSAVSSGCFRLVNADVTDLFNRVPVGTKVVVRQRPEI, encoded by the coding sequence ATGGCAATGATCCGATTTCTCATCTGCATCCAGCTCGCGATCTTCGCGCTTCTGATTGCTCCCGCCTCCGAAGGCTTCACCCAGAACGCCGAGATGAACATCGACGATCAACCCGGCTTCGTGCCGGAGGATGAATCGCTGCCACCGGAGTATCAGCGCCAGATGGTGTTCTTCCGCACCACCGAGCCACCCGGCACCATCGTCATCCAGACAGCGGAGCGCTATCTCTATCTGGTCCAGGGCAACGGCCGGGCCATGCGCTACGGCATCGGCGTCGGCCGCGAAGGGTTCCAATGGCAAGGCTTGCTGAAGATCTCACGCAAGGCTGAGTGGCCCGACTGGACACCTCCGTCGGAAATGATCCAGCGCCAGCCTTATTTGCCGCGTTTCATGGCTGGCGGACCGGGCAACCCGATGGGCGCGCGGGCGCTGTATCTCGGCGCCACCGTCTACCGCATCCACGGCACCAACCAGCCGCAGACCATTGGAAGCGCGGTGTCGTCGGGCTGTTTCCGTCTGGTCAATGCCGACGTGACCGACCTGTTCAATCGCGTACCCGTGGGCACCAAGGTCGTTGTCCGGCAGCGGCCGGAGATCTGA